In Sphingobacterium sp. SRCM116780, the genomic stretch AATTCTTTAACTTCTTTTACTGTTAAGTTAACTAACTGTTCAGCAAGTTGTTTTAAATCTGCCATTTTATTTTGAATTTTTGATTGTCTTTGTGAAAAATTGTTAATTATAATACAACGAATGTTTTATTTAAAAAGAGTATTCGTTAACCTCTTTGTTCTAAAGCTTTTACTAAACCTGAAATTGTATTTCCACCCGATTGAAGAGCTGAAATAACATTCTTCGCAGGAGATTCCAATGCAGCGATAACGTCAGCGATGAGTTCATTTTTAGATTTAAGACTCACTAACGCTTTCAATTGATTGTCACCTACAAATGCAGTTTCTTGGATATAAGCAGCTTTTAACAAAGGTTTATCACCTTCTTTACGTAAAGCTTGAATTAATTTTGCTGGAGCATTTGCAACTTCAGAGAACATCATTGTTGACGCACCTTTCAATGCTCCTACGATTTCTTCTGAATCAATGCCAGCTTCAATTAATGCCTTTTTGATTAAAGTGTTCTTAACAGCTTTAATTTCAATATCACTTTCGAAACATTTGCGACGAATGCCATTCACTTTTTCTACCGATAATTCAGAAGTGTCAGTAATATAGAAATTACCGTAAGATTTAATCTGCTCGGCCAAAGCTTGAACAATTTCTTGTTTTTCTTCTTTTCTCATGATTAAATACCCGCTACTGATTTAGTTTCAACATGAATACCAGGACTCATAGTTGCTGAAATGTGAATGCTTTTAAAGTATGTTCCTTTAGCTGCAGACGGTTTCAAACGAGAGATAGTTTGTAATACCTCTAATGCGTTTTCATAAATTTTGTCTGCATCGAACGACGCTTTACCAACTGAAGTATGGATGATACCAGTTTTATCAACTTTGAAATCAATCTTACCGCCTTTAACATCTGTTACAGCTTTACCTACTTCTGTAGTTACTGTACCAGTTTTAGGATTTGGCATTAAGTTTCTTGGACCTAAAATACGACCCAATTTACCTACTTTAGCCATCACACTAGGCATTGTAATAATGATATCAACGTCAGTCCAACCGCCTTCAATTTTACTGATATACTCATCTAAACCTACGAAGTCTGCTCCTGCAGCTTTAGCTTCTTCTTCCTTATCAGGAGTACATAAAACTAAAACACGTACAGTTTTACCAGTTCCGTGAGGTAAAGTTGCAATACCACGAACCATTTGATTTGCTTTACGGGGATCTACGCCTAAACGAACGTCGATATCCACAGAAGCATCGAATTTGGTCAATGAGATTTCTTTAACTAAAGCCGCAGCTTCTTTTAAAGAGTATGCTTTACCAGCTTCAATTTTGGATAGTGCCGCTTTTTGATTTTTTGTTAATCTAGCCACTTTTCTTAAATTGATTTCTTAATTAATTGTTCCAAGGAGCATTACCTGCAACGGTAATACCCATACTACGTGCTGTCCCAGCTACCATTCTCATAGCAGCATCTAAAGTAAACGCGTTTAAATCTACCATTTTATCTTTGGCAATAACTTCTACTTGTTCCCAAGTAACTGAAGCTACTTTTTTACGGTTAGGCTCACCTGAACCGCTTTTCAACCCTGCAGTTTCTTTCAATTGAATAGCAACTGGTGGAGTTTTAATGATAAAATCAAAAGATTTATCAGCGTAAACTGTAATGACAACAGGTAATACTTTTCCTGGTTTGTCTTGCGTACGGGCATTGAACTGCTTACAGAAATCCATGATATTCACCCCTTTAGCACCTAATGCAGGTCCTACTGGAGGTGAAGGATTCGCAGCTCCGCCTTTAACTTGTAATTTTACTAACGCACTGACTTCTTTTGCCATCTTGTTTTGAATTAAATTATTAAATGTTTGTTAGTAAGTTGGAAGCAAATAACGTAACATTTATTATTTCACATCGTGGCAAACTTTCGTTTCACCACTAAATGAGGTGCAAAGATATATAGAAAATAAACGAAATGCAAATTTTTTACAACATAAAAAAGAGCAAAGGTTAAACTTTGCTCTTTTTTATTATTCTTTTTCTACTTGCATGTAGTTTAATTCCAATGGTGTCTTTCTTCCGAAAACTTTCACCATTACGATTAATTTTTTCTTGTCTTCGTGGACTTCTTCAATTTCACCTGTAAAACCATTAAATGGACCGTCATTCACCTTCACGGTCTCACCAACATAATATGGTACATTAATAGTCTCACCTTGTTCAGCCATCTCATCTACTTTACCTAGAATACGATTAACTTCTGCTTGACGTAATGGAATTGCATTCCCAGCTTTATCTCCCAAGAAACCAATAACACTATTAACTCCTTTGATAATATGTTCCAACTCACCATCTAAGGCTGCTTCCAACAAAACATATCCAGGATAATAATTGCGTTCTTTAGCAACTTTTTTTCCATCACGCATTAAATAATACTTTTCCATAGGAATCAACACTTGTGTTACCAAATGCTCAATTCCTAAACGGCTAACTTCGGCATCTATATATTGCTTTACCTTCTTCTCCTTACCACTCACAGCACGAACTACGTACCATTTTAAACTTTGATCTGCCATAAATAATATTTGATGAAATTAAGAAGCAATACCGTACAACAACTCCAATACGTTACTTGAAGCCTTATCCATTACAAAAACTAATAATGCGATAATAAGAGAAGCAACAAGTACAATTACAGCGGAACTTTGCAATTGAGCCCAAGTAGGCCAAGTAACCTTCTCTGTAATCTCGACATAAGAGTCTTTAAAAAAATCAAGTACTTTTGCCATTTTCAGTTTATTTATTAAGCACGGGAACAAGGATTCGAACCCTGATCAAAGGTTTTGGAGACCTCTATTCTACCGTTGAACTATTCCCGTGTATTTTCTTATTTTGATGATGCAAATATAGTGTTTTAAACTATCCCTCGCAAATATTTTTAATCTTTTTTATTGCTTTTTAATGCCTATTAGGGACTGAAAAAATAAGCTAATCAGTATGAACCGATTAGCTTATTTTATATTTTATATAATCTTTACAGACTAGATAATTTCAGTTACCTGACCAGCACCTACTGTACGACCACCCTCACGGATAGCGAAACGTAGACCTTTTTCCATAGCGATAGGAGAGATCAATTTAACAGTGATCGTAACGTTATCACCCGGCATTACCATTTCAGTACCTTCAGCTAATGAAATCTCACCAGTTACGTCTGTTGTACGGAAATAGAATTGAGGACGGTATTTGTTAAAGAATGGTGTGTGACGACCACCTTCAGCTTTTGATAAAACGTAAACCTCAGCTTTGAAATAATCGTGAGGAGTTACTGATCCTGGTTTACAGATAACCATACCACGACGGATATCAGTTTTCTCAATACCACGTAACAATAAACCTACGTTATCACCAGCCTCACCGTAATCCAAAATTTTACGGAACATCTCAACTCCTGTTACTGTAGATTTTAAGTTCTCAGCACCCATACCTAAGATCTCAACTGGATCTCCAGAGTTGATTACACCTCTTTCAATACGACCTGTAGCAACTGTACCACGACCTGTGATCGAGAATACATCCTCTACTGGCATTAAGAAAGGTAATTCAGTTAAACGTGGAGGGATTGGAATGTAGTTATCAACAGCATCCATTAATTCCATAATTTTTTCAACCCACTCAGGCTCGCCGTTTAAAGCACCTAAAGCTGAACCTTTAATTACTGGAATATCATCACCTGGGTATTCGTAGAATGATAATAATTCACGAACTTCCATTTCAACTAAGTCTAATAATTCTGGATCATCAACTAAGTCAGTTTTGTTCATGAAAACAACTAATGCAGGAACACCTACTTGACGAGCCAATAAGATGTGCTCACGAGTTTGAGGCATAGGACCATCAGTAGCAGCAACTACGATGATAGCACCATCCATTTGAGCAGCACCAGTAACCATGTTTTTCACGTAATCGGCGTGACCAGGACAGTCAACGTGCGCATAGTGACGGTTAGCTGTTGAATACTCAACGTGTGCAGTATTAATTGTGATACCACGTTCTTTTTCTTCAGGAGCAGAGTCAATTGAATCAAATGAACGAGCTTCTGATAGACCTTTGTCTGCTAATACTTTCGTGATAGCTGCAGTTGTAGTAGTTTTACCGTGGTCAACGTGACCGATTGTACCAATGTTTAAGTGTGGTTTACTACGGTCAAATTTCTCTTTTGCCATGTTTATGCGAATTAGTAATTATAAATATTTCTCTATTTGTTATACAATGTTGTACGAGCCAAAGATGGGATTTGAACCCACGACCTCTTCCTTACCAAGGAAGTGCTCTACCCCTGAGCTACTTCGGCTTTCGAAAATTCCATCTACAGATTAATGCCTCCACCTTTAGATATACTATTATCAAAGAAGACAGAGACTAAAAATCAATACTTAAAAATTTGAGCGGAAGACGAGGTTCGAACTCGCGACCTATAGCTTGGAAGGCTATCGCTCTACCAACTGAGCTACTTCCGCTTTGCTTGCGATTTTATTTAGATTTTCATCTACTTCACAGTACGCAAACTGTTTAGTGTGGGGGGAGAAGGATTCGAACCTTCGAAACCGAAGTAACGGATTTACAGTCCGTCCCATTTGACCGCTCTGGAACCCCCCCATAACTTGATAAGTTATGTTTGAGCCTCTTATCGGAATCGAACCAATGACCTACTGATTACAAGTCAGTTGCTCTACCAGCTGAGCTAAAGAGGCGTTTCTATTTAAAAGCTTTTTAATCCCTAAACTTTATTTCTTTTGTTTAGCGAGTGCAAATATCCATTTTAATTTTGATATCTACAAGCTTTTTTTTATTTTTTTTCACTCTTAAAAGAACTATTCAAACCTTTTCTGTTAGCATTGCTATTTCCTCGTTTGCTGATGCAAAGATATACACTAAACCCACATTACAAAAATATTTTTCTAAAAAAAAATAGAGTTTTTCACAACACTACTGATATGCAGATAAATAAATTTTAGTTGAAATATTACAATTTATATTGTTCTTACAAAATTCTATCTTTGGCCATGCAAAATCCAGATCAAAACAAGGTGATCAAGATACTCGTTTCCGTGTTATTCATCGTTCTTATCACCTATACGCACATATTAAAAGCTCAAAATATAATAGAAAAGGTTACAAAAAAAGTCTTTTCTACCGAGCGAGATTCTGCCAGATCTGGTTTTTTTATGATCTTACCTGCTTTCGGATACGCACAAGAAACGGGTGTAGAATATGGAATTGCGAGTAATTACAATTTTTATTTAAATAAAAAAGATACCAGTATCAGATCTTCCAACATCTTGTTAATGGGAACTTATACTTCTAAAAAACAATCAAACATCAAATTACAAACTGACATATGGACAAGTAATAATAATTACCACATAGTTTCAGAAATCCGCTACCGTAACTGGCCCTTTAATTTCTATGGTATTGGTATGGATACAAAAAAAATAGATGAAGATTTAATCAGCCAAAAATTGTTTCGTGCTAAAGTCGAGGTTGAAAAGAAAATTATCCCTCATTATTATACTGGTGTAAATATCCAATATGATTATTTGCAATTTAGAGACAAAGAAAGTGGAGGTATATTTGATGAGGCATCTTTAATTGGAAAAAATGGTGGACAACAACTATTAATAGGGATCTCCCAATTATATGATAACCGAAATAATGTGTCTTACACAACAAAAGGTTACTATGCGAGAGCAAAATTAGCCTATGCTCCAAAATTGTGGACAAAAGAAGATTTTGAAGGTGGGATTTTTGACACGGACTTACGTGGATTCTTCCCGCTACATCAAAAAGTAACCCTTGCTGCACAAGCGATATATAGAGCGACTTTTGGAAAAACAATTCCTTTCTATGCATATCGTGATATTGGAGGAGACATGATGATGAGAGGGTATTATATCGGTCGTTACAAGGATAAAAATTACTTGGCTTCGCAGGCAGAATTGCGTTATCGTTTTCATCCCAGATTTGGGGTAACTGGATTTGTTGGCCTTGGATCTGTTTTCTCAAAAGAATATAATGCCCGATTCGTTCCCTCTTATGGGGGTGGTCTTCGTTACTTTTTTAGCCTCGAACACAATAGCAATATTCGTATTGACTATGCCTTTGGGGAACAACGTCCTGGAGAGAAAAGGCAATCTGGATTTTATTTATCGCTAAGTGAAGCTTTTTAGAAAGACTTCTTGAATTTTAATAGATAAGACAGTCATAAAAACGCTGGCTTGTCTATTAAAAACGAATTAAAAAATCTTCTTTTCTTTGTCCTTTTCTAAAAAAAACCAATCCAAAATAAAAAAGATCAATTGTGACAGTGACGCTGCTGTCTCCTTTTATTCTTTCCCAATTGCTATCCCGTTCCTTAGAAAGATGAGGTTCTTCTATCATCAACAAGTCTTGATCTCCAATATTATGCAGTACAGCTAAATAGTCTGTATCCGTATCGATATAATGAATAACTCTTTTGCAAGCCATTCCTTTGTGTTGTTCAAATAATTTTTCAAGATCAGGATGGGTTGATTTTGTCTGTATTTTAAATTCATTAAATGCAAGAGTTTTCAAGAGACGCTCCACAAGCAGATATTTTTTCAAAGATTTATGACCAGCTTGTATATAAGTTAACGGCACAGCATTCAATTCCAATTCAGTAGGCTTTTGATAAATGACTTCATCCACCAATTGATAAACAAACGGTGAATGCGTACCATGACGACTATGGGAAATTAAATAATGGCGTAAATATTTTAAATAATACATGTCAACTGCAAATGTACATAGAGTGATAGAATTTTCAACAAGGAGGATACCATATTCTATCTTAGTATAGATTTAGTAATGATTTCACTCTGTATTAGTAGGGGTTTAGTAGGGATATATCCCTACTAAACCCCTATTAACCCCCTACTAATACCCTGTTATATCCCTATTAAATATGAATATGATAATAAGCGATCTTCTATTTGATCAGACTATCATATAGTTCTATTTTTTTAAAAACAAGGTGTATAAGATACAGCGGGATTAAGTATCCAGTAAGGAATATTTAAAGAATTATTTGGGGTTAGTTGGTTGTTTTTTTGATTTCTTTTCAACTATATTCCACATGGAACATGGCCAAAAAAGCATGAAAAAGAAATTATTATGAGAGATGTATCTTTACGAGATGCTGGTTAGAAATTTGCGGAGAGGATGAAAAAATAATCGTTTAAAACTGCAAAACAAACGTACTTCCTTTTCCTTCCTCACTATTGACAAAGATTGTCCCTTTATGGAGTAACATAATTTGTTTACTTAAGGTTAATCCTACACCTGTTCCTGTTTTCTTTGTTGTAAAAAATGGTGTAAAGATCTGCTCCTGCAGATCAGTGGGTATCCCTACCCCATTATCTTCAATCCTGATTTGTATTTTACCCTCAACTTCAAGTGCGGAAAGACTGATATAGGCATCATCTCTTATTTTAACCGCATCAATCGCATTGAGCATTAAGTTGATGATCACCTGTTCGATCAGATTGACATCTGCATGCAAAACCAATCTCGTATTTTTAAGAATAATATCAACATCTACATTTTTCTGAATGAGTGTTGGTTCCAATAGTTGATAGATATGTTCAAATAATTGTGCTACATGAATAGGGACGAGTTGAGGTTGATCCACTTTATTAATCATTCGATAACTTTTGGCAAAATGTAAAAGTCCTTCACTCCTTCTTTTAATGGTAGAAATACCCACTTTTAGATCTTCAATATCTTCTTGCCCTCTAAAATGATTCAATCGACCATTTAGCGTTTCTGCTAAAGAGCTAATCGGAGCGATTGAATTCATGATTTCATGTGTCAGTACCCGCAAAAGCTTATGCCAAGCTTTTGTTTCAGTTTCATCCATCGCCTCGTTGATATTCTGATAAACAACAATTCGAAATACTGCGTCTTGGGTTTCAAAACTCGAACTTTGAATCAATAGCTTAATCTTACCTTTACTAGATTGTACTGATTCCATTTGCTGTTGTCCCACTTCCAAGTGCATGGTTTTTTCATAAAGTTCTTCATGTTTTTTTTTCAGTGCAGAAATATTTCCTAAGTGAGGCATATGAAACAACTGCTTAAAGGCATCGTTGACCCACATCACCTTCCCATTTTCCAATTGATAAAAGATAATCGCTGAATTCAACATGTTGATGACCCGATCGAGATACTGATGTTGGATTTCCTTATCAATACTGATTTCTTTATAGATATCGTTTATCTGGTTGAAGGCTGTGAAAAGTTTTCCCTCAGCCGTTTTTGGATTCTTTACGACAAAGCGCCTTGTAAAGTCATGATATTTAACAGCCTCAGCAAATTCAACCAATTGCCGAAAGAGCAAGTTAAAATGGTGATAAAGATTATAAGCAAGTGCCAATAGGATAATAAAAAATATTGCTGCATAGACATATAAACCTATCATAACGAAATAGGCTGTTATTATACAGAAAAGTAGTACCAATAATAATTTTATTACTTGTAGCAATCGACCACCTCTCATCGCTTAAATATCATATTTCTCCAATCTTCTATAAAGGGCTGCTCGTGTCAAACCCAACTCTTTTGCAGCTTTGCTTATATTTCCATTATAACGTTCAACAGCAGCTTTTATCGTTTTCCTCTCCAGTTCTTCCAAATTACTACCCGATATGGAGGATTCAAAAGGTTTTTCTTCTGGTTGTTGTTCAATCGGTGAGAAAAAGATATCATCACCACGGATACTCGCTTGGTCAGCCATGATCACAGCGCGCTCGATGCTATACTGTAGTTCACGTACATTACCAGGGAAATGATAGGAAAATAATTTTTTTAAGGCATCTGTTTCAAATCCGTCGATACGCTTATTGTACTTTTTTGTATATACGGTTAAAAAATGTTCTGCGAGAAGTTGTATATCCTGTCCTCTATGTCGTAAAGGAGGAACTTGAATCTCTACAGTATTGATGCGATAGATCAAATCTTTTCTAAATCTATTTTCATCTGCAAGAACTTTTAACGCAACATTTGTTGCTGTAATAAGCCGGATATCTACGGGTATCACCTGATGAGATCCCAAAGGTGTCACATAACGATTCTGAAGTACGGTCAATAATTTAGATTGTTGTTGTAAAGAAATATTACCAATTTCATCCAGAAATAAAGTTCCACCATTCGCTGTTTCAAAACGACCTTGGCGATCTTCACGTGCATCCGTGAAAGCTCCTTTTTTATAGCCAAATAACTCACTTTCAAATAAGCTTTCGGTCAAAGAACCTACATCAACTTTTACATACACTTCTTTTGAGCGCAACGAACGTTTTTGGATCGCCTGTGCGATCAGATCCTTTCCAGTACCATTTTCACCTAAAATAAGAATATTAGCATCTGTTGGTGCTATTTTTTCGAGTTTATATTGCAATTCGTCCATAATAACGGATTGCCCAATAAGATCAGGTGTACCATCCAAGGTTAAGAGCGAACTTTTTGTTTTTTTATCTTGATTTTTATGTTCTGTTAACGTGCTTTCTATTGTTGCTAATAACTGCTCATTGATCCATGGCTTGACCACAAAATCCGAGGCACCTTTCTTAAGCGATTTTACAGCCAAATCCACTGCAGCATAAGCTGTGATCATAATGACCCGAATGGTGGGATATTTTTCTTTGATTCTTGATAACCAAAAAAGTCCTTCGTTACCTGTATTGATCGTGCTCTTAAAGTTCATATCCAGCAACACCAGATCATAGGGCATCTTATCCAAATGTCCCATCAGATTTTCTGGATTAGACTCTACTTGCACATGACGCACTTTAGGTTTAAGCAGAATCCGTGCGGCTGTCAATAAATCCTGGTCATCATCGACGACTAAAATTGCTGCTTTTTTCATTCAAATAATTTGTTTTTTAAAGGCTATGGAACGATCATTAGCCGTTCCTATTTTTATTATGATTTGCTTTCAAAGGTTCAAGAACATATTCAATTTTGATCGGTTCATAACAGTTGCGCACTTGAAAGCTCTTGATGGTTTTATTTGAATACTAAGGTAACTATAAATTCAACGAGCCAGCATAATAATCGCTGATATATTTTTGCAAGAGCCATTCATATTGTTTGACCAACAGTTGAATCTGACTACTATCCAATTTATTTTTTGCTGTTAAGTACAATACGGAATTGCTATTTCCAGCTTCAAAGTGTACTTGCGCAATACGAAATGACTCTGTATAACTTTGCTGTTGTTCTTGTAATTGTACAATGTTGCTACTGGCATTTTTCAAATTAAAAACTGCTTTTGCCGTTTCTACATGTAAATTGTTTAAGGCAATATCCTTCTGAAATTTAGCGGTTTCCAAATCCAATTTAGCTAATTTTACCTGATTGTATATTGTTAAATGATTAAAAATCGGAATGTTCAAATTTAAAGAAACCGACTTCCCTAAATTATTGTTAAATTGTTTCAAATAACCAAAATCTGCTCCGTTTGAATAATTCGTGGATAAACCTGCACTTAATGAAAGTGATGGCCAATAACCAGACTTCACCACTTTAATATTTCTTTCAGCAGCTTTTATTCTCCAGTCAAGAGCTGGAACATTGGGTAGTTTTTCAATTGCACTATTAAACAGTTGGGATGCTGTTTGCACTTCAGCATCTGGTTTGAATTCCAAGGGTTTCAATTCTCCCAAGTTCTCTTCTTCTACGTTCAATAAGTTAGACAAACGTAATCGATTGAGATATAACAGCTGTTTGTTGTTTTCAATCGCATTGATATCATTCGCCAATTGTCCTTTCAGATCAAAATAATCTCCAGGATTGATTGCTCCTTCTTTATGCAGTACTTCTGCCCTACGCACTTGCTCTCTTGTTACGTCGGTTTGCAATTCGGATTGTTTTAGTACATCTTGGGCTGTTAAGATTTGGATAAAAGCTTCGATCACATCCAATTTAAGTACATTGATTTGTGAATCAAACTCCAACTTGCTCGCTTCCTTAGCGTCAGCCTTCATCCGTACATCGTGCAAGATTCGAAATCCATTAAATACAGGAATATCTGCTCCAACAGAAAAACCTCCAGAAGAGTTGTTCGTTGTTGTATATTGATTAATCGTCTTATCCAAATAACGTCCGGTACTGAAGCCATGATTTAAATTGGCATTGACATCTGGTAACCGATTTGCTTTTGCTTGTTTCAAATTAATATCTGCTCTTTTAACATTAAGTTCATTTTGCATTAAAGCAGGGTTTTCTCGAATAGCCAACTGCACGCATTCAGCAATTGAACGCTGATGGGATTGAGCGTTCGCAAAAGTCAAGCTACAAAGAAAACACAAACTGTATATCAAGATTTGTTTCATATTTCATATTTTCCAAATCTTTAACCATAGGCCATGCCAAATAAGCAACGTGTTAATTATCAGACAAATAATAACCAACAACCCATATACATGTTCATCTTCGTACAATTAGGTGTTCGATTACGAACACTAACAATATTCTTTTCATTTTCCTAAAAATCTATTGCTCTATCTGGAAGTAATTATCAAGTTGTACGTAGGCGAACAACTAGTGTTCGATTACGAACACTAGAAAACAAATAAATCAAATTAACAAGCTAATTATCAATACATTATATTTATGGCACAGCTTTCATAGTTAATAACAAAATTGAAACGCATTATGGACAGACCTTTAGAAAAGAAGAAATGGAATAACAAACGCATATTAACCTTAGTTGGAATTACGGGTTTGGTTGGCCTCATTGCTGCAAGTTTTTATTTTACAAGTGGAAAAAGCAAACTAAATGTAGATGCAGATCGTATTTCCATTGTTGAGATAAAAAAAGATAATTTTCAGGAGTTCATTCCCATTAACGGAACGGTACTTCCTATCAGCAGCATTTATTTAGACGCCTCTGTGGGGGGACGAGTAGAAGAAAAATATGTAGAAGACGGAGCTATCTTAAAAAAAGGTGATCCCATTATGCGTCTGTCCAACACCGATCAAGAACTGAGCCTGATTCAACAGGAAACTCAAGTTTTGAATTTATTAACACAATCCCAAATCGCGCAAACAAATGCCCAACAGGTTTCCATCAACAACCGTAACCAAATGGCCGATGTAGAACAGGCTTACAAAGAGGCTGAGCGTGTATACCGATTAAATCAAAAGTTATTGAACGAGAAAGCAATTGGTTCGCAAGAGTTCGAAAAATCTAAGAACGAATACAATTACCAAAAAGAAAGAGTAAGTCTGACGAAACAAATCTTAAAACAAGATGAAGTTTCGACCAATCAAAAAGCTAATCAGGATCGCGAAACCTATCATCGTACGCAGAGTGCTCTAGAATTAATGAAGAGAAAAATTGGTGATTTGATTGTCCGTTCACCTGTTGATGGACAACTGACATCATTTGATGCAGAAATAGGGCAAAGCAAGAATGCTGGAGAGCGTTTGGGGCAAATCGATGTCCTTACTGGATTTAAAGTTCGTGCAGATATCGATGAACATTATATCAATCGAATCTTTCCTGATTTACAGGGTGAGTTTACAATCGGCGACAAATCATACAAATTGCGAATCAAAAAAGTATACACACAAGTAACCAATGGTCGCTTTCAAGTCGATATGGAGTTTATCAATGAAGTTCCTAAAGGCATTCGCCGAGGTCAAACGTTACAAATCCGATTAGCTTTAAGTGATGAAACCAAAGCCGTATTACTTGCAAAAGGAGGTTTTTATCAACAAACAGGTGGAAACTGGATATTCAAATTAGATAAAAATGGCACGACTGCCTATCGCATAGATATTCAATTAGGAAGACAGAATCCGGAATATTATGAAGTCATCAAAGGTTTGCAACCTGGTGATAAAGTGATCGTGTCGAGTTATGAGACTTACGATAAAATACAAGAATTAAATATCAAAAAATAGTCAAGTTAACGATTAGATTTAGTTGAGCATCAGCATTAAATTTCAAAACGTAAATTAAGATATTGTGGAAAAAAACATGATCAAAATAAGCAATCTTCAAAAGTACTATCGTACAGAAGAAGTGGAAACTGTGGCATTGAATAATTTGAATATTCATGTCAAAGAAGGTGAATTTGTAGCAGTGATGGGTCCATCGGGATGTGGTAAATCTACGCTGCTCAATATTATTGGGCTTTTAGATGACTTGGATGAAGGAAGTTACCTATTCAATGAAATTGAAGTTGCCAAGTTCAAAGAGCGTGGTCGCTCAGATTTACGCAAACACAATATCGGTTTTGTATTCCAAAGCTTCAATCTGATAGATGAATTGACGGTATATGAAAACGTAGAGCTTCCTTTGGTTTATACGAATGTTCCTGCTGCAGAACGTAAACGCCGTGTGGAAGAGGTATTAGAGAAAGTGCAGATCATGCACCGACGTAATCACTTCCCACAACAGCTTTCAGGAGGGCAACAGCAACGTGTCGCCGTAGCTCGTGCGGTGGTTAACAATC encodes the following:
- a CDS encoding sensor histidine kinase, whose product is MIGLYVYAAIFFIILLALAYNLYHHFNLLFRQLVEFAEAVKYHDFTRRFVVKNPKTAEGKLFTAFNQINDIYKEISIDKEIQHQYLDRVINMLNSAIIFYQLENGKVMWVNDAFKQLFHMPHLGNISALKKKHEELYEKTMHLEVGQQQMESVQSSKGKIKLLIQSSSFETQDAVFRIVVYQNINEAMDETETKAWHKLLRVLTHEIMNSIAPISSLAETLNGRLNHFRGQEDIEDLKVGISTIKRRSEGLLHFAKSYRMINKVDQPQLVPIHVAQLFEHIYQLLEPTLIQKNVDVDIILKNTRLVLHADVNLIEQVIINLMLNAIDAVKIRDDAYISLSALEVEGKIQIRIEDNGVGIPTDLQEQIFTPFFTTKKTGTGVGLTLSKQIMLLHKGTIFVNSEEGKGSTFVLQF
- the rplJ gene encoding 50S ribosomal protein L10 — encoded protein: MRKEEKQEIVQALAEQIKSYGNFYITDTSELSVEKVNGIRRKCFESDIEIKAVKNTLIKKALIEAGIDSEEIVGALKGASTMMFSEVANAPAKLIQALRKEGDKPLLKAAYIQETAFVGDNQLKALVSLKSKNELIADVIAALESPAKNVISALQSGGNTISGLVKALEQRG
- the rplK gene encoding 50S ribosomal protein L11, with product MAKEVSALVKLQVKGGAANPSPPVGPALGAKGVNIMDFCKQFNARTQDKPGKVLPVVITVYADKSFDFIIKTPPVAIQLKETAGLKSGSGEPNRKKVASVTWEQVEVIAKDKMVDLNAFTLDAAMRMVAGTARSMGITVAGNAPWNN
- the rplA gene encoding 50S ribosomal protein L1, whose amino-acid sequence is MARLTKNQKAALSKIEAGKAYSLKEAAALVKEISLTKFDASVDIDVRLGVDPRKANQMVRGIATLPHGTGKTVRVLVLCTPDKEEEAKAAGADFVGLDEYISKIEGGWTDVDIIITMPSVMAKVGKLGRILGPRNLMPNPKTGTVTTEVGKAVTDVKGGKIDFKVDKTGIIHTSVGKASFDADKIYENALEVLQTISRLKPSAAKGTYFKSIHISATMSPGIHVETKSVAGI
- the tuf gene encoding elongation factor Tu; the protein is MAKEKFDRSKPHLNIGTIGHVDHGKTTTTAAITKVLADKGLSEARSFDSIDSAPEEKERGITINTAHVEYSTANRHYAHVDCPGHADYVKNMVTGAAQMDGAIIVVAATDGPMPQTREHILLARQVGVPALVVFMNKTDLVDDPELLDLVEMEVRELLSFYEYPGDDIPVIKGSALGALNGEPEWVEKIMELMDAVDNYIPIPPRLTELPFLMPVEDVFSITGRGTVATGRIERGVINSGDPVEILGMGAENLKSTVTGVEMFRKILDYGEAGDNVGLLLRGIEKTDIRRGMVICKPGSVTPHDYFKAEVYVLSKAEGGRHTPFFNKYRPQFYFRTTDVTGEISLAEGTEMVMPGDNVTITVKLISPIAMEKGLRFAIREGGRTVGAGQVTEII
- the secE gene encoding preprotein translocase subunit SecE, with product MAKVLDFFKDSYVEITEKVTWPTWAQLQSSAVIVLVASLIIALLVFVMDKASSNVLELLYGIAS
- the nusG gene encoding transcription termination/antitermination protein NusG, giving the protein MADQSLKWYVVRAVSGKEKKVKQYIDAEVSRLGIEHLVTQVLIPMEKYYLMRDGKKVAKERNYYPGYVLLEAALDGELEHIIKGVNSVIGFLGDKAGNAIPLRQAEVNRILGKVDEMAEQGETINVPYYVGETVKVNDGPFNGFTGEIEEVHEDKKKLIVMVKVFGRKTPLELNYMQVEKE
- a CDS encoding BamA/TamA family outer membrane protein, whose product is MQNPDQNKVIKILVSVLFIVLITYTHILKAQNIIEKVTKKVFSTERDSARSGFFMILPAFGYAQETGVEYGIASNYNFYLNKKDTSIRSSNILLMGTYTSKKQSNIKLQTDIWTSNNNYHIVSEIRYRNWPFNFYGIGMDTKKIDEDLISQKLFRAKVEVEKKIIPHYYTGVNIQYDYLQFRDKESGGIFDEASLIGKNGGQQLLIGISQLYDNRNNVSYTTKGYYARAKLAYAPKLWTKEDFEGGIFDTDLRGFFPLHQKVTLAAQAIYRATFGKTIPFYAYRDIGGDMMMRGYYIGRYKDKNYLASQAELRYRFHPRFGVTGFVGLGSVFSKEYNARFVPSYGGGLRYFFSLEHNSNIRIDYAFGEQRPGEKRQSGFYLSLSEAF